The Longimicrobiales bacterium nucleotide sequence AATCTGGACCCTTAGTCGTAGGCGATCTCCCGGCGTCGCCATCCCGCCATGGTCCTGCAACCAACGGTGTACGACCGCGATGCCCCCCAGGAAGATCCAGGCTGCTGCGAACGCGGTATGAATCGGCCTCAGCTGCCTCATGTCGAGCCCGATGGACTGGAACGCAGGCGCTAGAGCCGGGACCGAATACAGAGCTCCGAGAATCCCGAAAAGGACCGTGATCCCGATCGCAATCAGGCCGCCCCGAATGAACATGAGTGTCGCGAACTGCCGAACCGGGTCGCCCTCATCGAATCGAAGCCAGAATCCCTCCGCCGGATTGTTGCTCATCTGAACTCCCACCAAGGGAGCTTAGACCAGTCGACGGATCGGCCGGCTTGGATCCTGGCGCTTTCAGAGATCAACACCGCTCGATTCTCGTTCAGCCACTTAAAGTAGGCGATCACCTGGGTGCGAGCCGTCGCATCTAAGGCCGGAAACGGTGGCGGCATTCCTTTCTCGGGGCGTCCGGTTGTCAGAACAGCGTCGATGTCTTCGTCCGTCACGCGGTCGACAACAAGGGACAGGTCCGGTGCGAGCATCGGCGACACCTGAAACGGGAAGTGACAGGCGCTGCAGATGCCGGAAGTCAACGTCTCGAAGCCTGCGGCTACGTCGGAGGGCGGACTTGCTCCGGCGACAGCGGTCTCGAAGGCCGCTTGTGGCGAAGTACCGTCTGCCGGGTTGCCGAGCCGAAGCTGGCCACGTCCTACGTCCGATTCGTCCAACTCCGAAAGAAAAGCCCTCATGGCGGCAATCTGTTCGTCCGAGAAGCTGAAGGAGGGCATCTGCCCACTACCAACCGTTAGAAGCGACGCGAGCCGCGTCTCGTCGACGCGGCTCGATGCATTCGTGAGGTCCGGACCGAGGAAGCCCCCTTGACCCCAGAGCTGGTGACAGACCTGACACGAGTTCTCGTGGAAGAGAATTCGCCCTTCAACAGCCTGCTCGGATAACACCAAGTCAACGCCGTCCGAATAGACGAGTCCTGTCTGGACGACAAAGCACGCCACGAGAACGGAGAGAAGGAGCTTCTTCGAGGACGGATGAAACATGGGCAGGGGAAGGAGGAACTCAGTAATCCCAGAGGGGAAAAAAGGCCCCCAGCGGAGGTAGAGTCAAGCCACCTCCCTCCGGTTTACGGGCTCAGAACGTGGTGATCGACGCGCCTTGTGACGGGATCGCGACGAACAAACGATCATCCAACCCGTCCGTAAGGCCCCGAGGCTCGTAGTAGTCCGCCACGAGGGCCTTTAGAACTCCGTCCGCGGACCCGCGATCAGATAGAGACACCGTGCATCCGCCGAAACCCGCTCCGGTAAGGCGCGCGCCCACTGCGCCCCCTTCTCGAGCGATCGCGACCAGCTCGTCCAACTCCGGAGAACTCACGTGGAAGTCGGTGCGCAAACTTTCGTGTGACGCATCCATGAGGTCTCCGAATCCGTCCAAATCAGCCGAGAGGAGGAGATCTGCGGCTTCCGTCACGCGAGACGCTTCCGTGATCACGTGGCGAAAGCGCCGGCCCAGATTCCCGGTCAGGGCGTCTGATCCCGCCGAAAGAGCGGCATCTTCACCAATCGCGGAGAGCAGGTGCGGATACCGGTCGAGCCGGCGGCGTGTCACACCCGCTTCACGGACCACTCCGGTGACGATCTCAAGGGCCTCCTCGCACTCCTCTCGGCGGCGATTGTAGGCCCCCTGAGCCGCCCCCGACTTTTCTGCTCGCACGCCCGTGTCCGCGACAATGAAACACCACTCCTCCGGCACCGCGACATGGGCCAGACGGAGCGGCTGGAAGTCGATGCGCGCAGCATAGCCCCGCTTGGCGCACATGGAGATGGCCTGGTCCATACCACCGCCTCGCGTACCTGTGTACATCTCTGCCTCGGCCATGAGGTCGGCCAGCTCGAGCGCATCGAGTCCAACCTCGTTCACGTGGGCCAGGGCGATACCTACGGCGTTCACCAAGGCCGATGAGGACGAGAGGCCGGCTGCCACCGGCACGCTCGAAGCAAAGACGGCATCGAAACCTCTCCAGATCGCGAACCGGCGGGCGAGTTCGTCGGCTGGGGCCTTGCAATAGTTCTCCCAATGGCCCGGGGCGCTGGCGGGAATCCGAGGGTGCACCTCGAACTCTATCGAGTCGAAGTCACGATCGAGATTCTGGATGCGAACAATCCCATCGTCCCGTGGTCGCAACGCGAGCCGTGCTTCCCTCTGCAGAGCCATGGGGAGCACAGGGAGAGCGTTGTAATCGGTGTGTTCACCGAGGAGATTGACCCGCCCTGGGGCTCTCGCGAGCAGCGTAGGAAGGCCCCCATAGACGGTGCCGAACGCCTCAGCGAGTCGTTGATTCCAGAGGTTCGATGCCGGGTCGAGCATCAGTCGCTCAAGCCCTAACGATTTCCAGCTTCGGCCACTGAGTCCAGCGTCCGCGTGTGAAATCAGGCACATCGATGGGCCGACTCCGATTTGCGTTCGACCAACCTGTCAGAGGCTGAATCACTGAAAGTGCGGCACCGTCATACACATTCATGTCGGTCGGCTTGCCTTCTCTGAGGCACTTGATCAGCCGATAGTCCTCGATCCAGTCCATTCCGCCGTGACCGGCTCCAGCAGAGCGTTGGTCCAGGTCCTGCCACAATGGATGGTCATACTGCTCGCGCAGCTCCGTCCACTCCTGCCACCGATGCGAAGGGCTCGACCCCTCGATGTAAACGCGGTTCGGGTAGCCCTGGAAAATCCCCTTGGTCCCCTGCACCTGATGGATGCGCGAGTAAGGGCGCGGCAGGTTGGTATCGTGGCTGAGGAAGATCGTGCGTCCTCTCACGGTCTTGATCATGGATGTGTTTACGTCCCCGAGGATGTATTGCTCATCCCGCTTCGGGTCGCCCTCCGGGTAATGTTCCCGCGCCCAGTCCTGAAGCCCTTTGGACGGCGAGCTCATCGATACGACGTAGTCGAAGCGATCCCCGCGGTTGATGTCCATAACATTCGCGATCGGGCCCAAGCCGTGCGTGGTGTACAGATTGGCGTCCCTCAGCATGGCGTGGGCACGCCTCCAAAGGCCTTCGTCCCGATCTTCGAACTTGATCCCCCTGAGGTCGTGGAGGTAACCGCACTCGGCGTGAACGATGTCGCCGAAGAGTCCCAACCTGGCCATATGAAAGACCATCATTTCTGGGCGATCGTAGTTGCAATTCTCCATCATGACGCAGTGCTTCTCAAACTTCTCGGCAGCCTCAACGAGCGCCCAACAGTCGTCAACGGTGTAGGCGATCGGCACCTCAGTCGCGGCATGCGATCCGTTCTCCATGGCGGACAAGCACACCGGCACATGCCACTCCCAGGGCGTGGCGGTGAAGACCAAATCCATGTCTTCGGTCTCACACATGCGAACGAAATCCCTCTCGCCATCCCCGTACAAGGTCGGGCGCGGACGACCGTCCTCGGTCACCCACGAAGCCACCTCTTCGAGTCGCGAGCCGTTGACATCACAAAGCGCGACGACCTCCACGCCCTCGAGGCTCAGGAAATTGCGGACGTGTGAGCCACCCTGGAGTCCGACGCCCACGAACCCGATCCGAACCACTTCGATCGGGTCCGCCGCGAACGGCTCGGCCGGCGCGGGCCCAAGGTCCGGACCTTCCGGAAAAGGCAAAGATTCTTGCGCGGACAGTGCCCCGGCAGACAGCGCCTGGGCCGCGGTCATTCCCAATCCGGCTGCGCCTAGCTTGAGAAGGTCCCGTCGATCCATCGAACGGTCGTCCTTGTTTCCTGTATCGCTCATGGGTCTTCGCACTATCGGTCAGGGTGGGTACCTAGGCCCAACGTGGCGACGGCCGCCCTTCCGCTCAAGGGAGGGCTTTCCCCGACACTCACACAACAGGCGGCGGCCTAGTTTCGATTCGTGGGTTCGGGCCAAGAAAAAGGAGGAATTATGCGCTGTGCGGTGGTGCTGTTGGACACTCTCGTTCCGTTCGCTGCGTGCACAAGCGAGCCACCTCCGCCGCAGCAATCTGCCGCGGGGGTCCAAGAGGATTCCGTCGGAGCCGCTTCAACGGTCTTCGCTGCGAGCGCCTTCAATCGCCGTGAGTACCACATAGCCCCACCAACCACACTCGGGTCAGCTTCTCGTCGAGGAGCGTTCGGGGAGAAGCAATCGCACGGGCCTGTAGAACCATCCGCTGCGTGCCGGACGAGCAGCGAGGACAGCACCGCGACGTGGAGAAATGGAGCATCATACGTCGTTCCTCTCTGGGGTACTCCACTACCGGGCCCTTCACCTCGGTTCGCCAAGCTTCGAGGATTGGGCGACGGGCCACGAGTCTATGTGGCTGACGCGATGCCGGGTTGGTACGACGGGGAGGTAAGGCGGCGGCTTCCGCAGCTGCCCAACTCTTCGACCGCATCGCGAACCCGATTTCCAATCCAGGCACCTGGCTCCGGCTGTATGCCACGAGATGATCGAGAAGAAGCCCCCCAACCACGGACGATCGGGGGGCTTCTTGTTTACGCTGTGACATCAAGTACGCGAGTAGGCGGTCCTCTCGTGATCTCACTTGCGACCACGCCGACGTCGGGCGATCCTCCCGCACCGTGAATTCTACTGCCGACCACACCCAGGCGAGCGAACCCACGTTCGCCCGCGACCTGGGCCTCTTCGACGCCACCATGATCGGTGTCGGCGCCATGATTGGCGCCGGCATTTTCGTGCTTACCGGCATCGCAGCAGGCGAGTCCGGACCCGCATCGATTTTGGCCTTCGCGCTGAACGGCGCAGTAACTCTTCTCACCGCATTTGCGTACGCCGAGCTCGCATCTGCGATTCCGGAGGCCGGTGGAGGCTACGCGTTCGTGCGTCGGGCGTTCCCGGGCGCCATCGGATTCACAGCAGGGTGGATGTTGTGGTTCGCGTACACGGTGGCGTGTTCGCTGTATGCGTTGGGCTTCGCGGGGTACTTCTGGGAGTTCTTCATCAAGTACGCGCCGGAGCTCGCAAATTTGGTGTTCGGTGTGGTCGGCGAACACGGTGCAGGCTTAATCGTGACACTCATCGTTGGCGTGCTCTTCGTGAGACTCAACGTTCGTGGGGCGGCGGTTACCGGTAAGGCGGAGAACGTCCTGACCGTCGCCAAGCTCATCGTGTTGTGCATCTTCATTGCGTACGGTCTCAAGGCCGTCGGCGCAGATCCAGGCCAGGTTGAGCAGGCCTTCAATCCCTTTTTCCCCAAGGGGATGGGGGGAGTGATCGTCTCGATGGGACTGACCTTCATCGCGTTCGAAGGCTACGACCTGATCGCGACGGTGGCCGAGGAGATCAAAGAGCCGGAAATCAATATCCCCAAGGCGACGTTCATCTCCTTGGGAATCACGGTGATCATGTACCTGCTGATTCTCTTCGTGTCGCTCGCGGCAGTGAAGACGCCGGACGGCTCCCCGAGCTGGCAGTTCCTAGGCAACTACGGAGAGACGGCAATCGTGCGGGCAGCTGAAGGATTCATGCCTGAGTTCGGTGTCGCCATCATCGTCTTTGGCGGACTCCTCTCCACAATGTCGGCGCTCAACGCAACCGTGATGGCCTCCTCGCGAGTCGCGTTCTCAATGGGTCGCGATCG carries:
- a CDS encoding cytochrome c, which codes for MFHPSSKKLLLSVLVACFVVQTGLVYSDGVDLVLSEQAVEGRILFHENSCQVCHQLWGQGGFLGPDLTNASSRVDETRLASLLTVGSGQMPSFSFSDEQIAAMRAFLSELDESDVGRGQLRLGNPADGTSPQAAFETAVAGASPPSDVAAGFETLTSGICSACHFPFQVSPMLAPDLSLVVDRVTDEDIDAVLTTGRPEKGMPPPFPALDATARTQVIAYFKWLNENRAVLISESARIQAGRSVDWSKLPWWEFR
- the galK gene encoding galactokinase produces the protein MLDPASNLWNQRLAEAFGTVYGGLPTLLARAPGRVNLLGEHTDYNALPVLPMALQREARLALRPRDDGIVRIQNLDRDFDSIEFEVHPRIPASAPGHWENYCKAPADELARRFAIWRGFDAVFASSVPVAAGLSSSSALVNAVGIALAHVNEVGLDALELADLMAEAEMYTGTRGGGMDQAISMCAKRGYAARIDFQPLRLAHVAVPEEWCFIVADTGVRAEKSGAAQGAYNRRREECEEALEIVTGVVREAGVTRRRLDRYPHLLSAIGEDAALSAGSDALTGNLGRRFRHVITEASRVTEAADLLLSADLDGFGDLMDASHESLRTDFHVSSPELDELVAIAREGGAVGARLTGAGFGGCTVSLSDRGSADGVLKALVADYYEPRGLTDGLDDRLFVAIPSQGASITTF
- a CDS encoding Gfo/Idh/MocA family oxidoreductase, coding for MSDTGNKDDRSMDRRDLLKLGAAGLGMTAAQALSAGALSAQESLPFPEGPDLGPAPAEPFAADPIEVVRIGFVGVGLQGGSHVRNFLSLEGVEVVALCDVNGSRLEEVASWVTEDGRPRPTLYGDGERDFVRMCETEDMDLVFTATPWEWHVPVCLSAMENGSHAATEVPIAYTVDDCWALVEAAEKFEKHCVMMENCNYDRPEMMVFHMARLGLFGDIVHAECGYLHDLRGIKFEDRDEGLWRRAHAMLRDANLYTTHGLGPIANVMDINRGDRFDYVVSMSSPSKGLQDWAREHYPEGDPKRDEQYILGDVNTSMIKTVRGRTIFLSHDTNLPRPYSRIHQVQGTKGIFQGYPNRVYIEGSSPSHRWQEWTELREQYDHPLWQDLDQRSAGAGHGGMDWIEDYRLIKCLREGKPTDMNVYDGAALSVIQPLTGWSNANRSRPIDVPDFTRGRWTQWPKLEIVRA